A single genomic interval of Treponema primitia ZAS-1 harbors:
- the mgtE gene encoding magnesium transporter: MEKEAILELLNESPMRVAELHSAFSEMNVVNIADIFKDENKETDLRIFRLLPKSIASEVFSYIDPDEQQMLIEALSDNEVRDIMNKLFVDDAVDLIEEMPADVVKRVLQNTQNEKRKIINQMLKYPEDSAGSIMTTEYVDLSEDATVNEAFDEIRKNGINKETIYTCYVIRRDRLLVGVVSAKTLMLSKPGDRIGDIMDATFVSAHTTDDQELITQQFKKYGLLAMPVVDNENRLVGIITVDDVVQIIEEENTEDFEKMGALKPSEEPYLKTGVFTQVRNRIVWLLFLMLSATITGGIIASFEDALAVLPVLIAFIPMLMDTGGNAGSQSSTLIIRGMALGEVGFKDIAVVLWREIRIGFLCGFILGFINFIRIYLTNGKNSLLAVTVTLSLMLTLMIAKSLGCFLPMVAKKLKVDPAIMAAPLITTIVDGASLWIYFVIAKMMFKL, from the coding sequence ATGGAAAAAGAAGCAATTTTAGAACTCCTCAACGAAAGCCCCATGAGGGTGGCGGAACTGCATTCAGCTTTTTCAGAGATGAATGTGGTGAATATCGCGGATATCTTTAAGGACGAAAATAAAGAAACGGACCTGCGGATCTTCCGGCTTTTGCCCAAAAGCATTGCCTCCGAGGTGTTTTCCTACATCGATCCCGACGAACAGCAGATGCTCATAGAAGCCCTTTCTGATAACGAAGTCAGGGACATTATGAATAAGCTCTTTGTGGACGATGCGGTAGACCTGATTGAAGAAATGCCCGCCGATGTGGTAAAGCGGGTTCTCCAGAATACTCAGAATGAAAAAAGAAAGATCATCAACCAAATGCTGAAGTACCCCGAGGATTCTGCGGGCAGCATTATGACCACCGAGTACGTGGATCTAAGCGAGGACGCCACGGTTAATGAGGCCTTTGACGAAATACGGAAAAACGGAATAAACAAAGAAACTATTTACACCTGTTATGTAATACGCCGGGACAGATTACTTGTGGGGGTGGTGTCCGCAAAAACACTGATGCTGTCAAAACCGGGCGACAGAATTGGTGATATAATGGACGCCACATTTGTGTCCGCCCATACCACGGATGACCAGGAATTGATCACCCAGCAGTTTAAAAAATACGGCCTCCTGGCAATGCCCGTGGTGGACAACGAAAACCGTCTGGTGGGGATTATCACCGTTGACGATGTGGTACAGATTATCGAAGAGGAAAACACCGAGGATTTTGAAAAAATGGGCGCCCTCAAGCCTTCGGAGGAGCCTTACCTGAAAACCGGTGTTTTTACCCAGGTCCGTAACCGTATTGTGTGGCTTCTCTTTTTAATGCTCTCCGCTACCATAACCGGCGGGATCATTGCGAGCTTTGAAGATGCCCTGGCGGTTCTCCCGGTTCTTATCGCCTTTATCCCCATGCTCATGGATACCGGGGGCAATGCGGGAAGCCAAAGCTCCACCCTGATAATCCGCGGTATGGCCCTTGGGGAAGTCGGGTTCAAAGATATTGCGGTGGTACTCTGGAGGGAGATCCGTATCGGTTTTCTCTGCGGTTTCATCCTGGGGTTTATTAACTTTATCCGTATTTATCTGACCAACGGGAAAAATAGCCTTTTGGCCGTGACCGTAACCCTTAGCTTGATGCTTACCCTTATGATAGCAAAGAGCCTCGGCTGTTTCCTGCCCATGGTGGCCAAGAAGTTAAAGGTAGATCCGGCGATCATGGCGGCGCCCCTTATCACTACCATTGTTGACGGCGCTTCATTGTGGATCTACTTTGTCATCGCCAAAATGATGTTCAAGCTATGA
- the infA gene encoding translation initiation factor IF-1, whose product MAKEEAIEVEGVVREALPNTMFRVELDNQNGHLILAHLSGKMRKHYIRIVPGDRVRIALSPYDLSRGRIIYRER is encoded by the coding sequence GTGGCGAAAGAAGAAGCGATAGAGGTCGAAGGGGTTGTCCGGGAAGCCCTTCCCAATACCATGTTCAGGGTAGAACTTGACAATCAGAACGGACACCTTATACTGGCCCATCTTTCCGGAAAGATGCGTAAACATTACATCCGTATTGTCCCCGGCGACCGGGTACGGATTGCCCTATCCCCCTACGATTTAAGCCGCGGTCGGATCATCTACCGCGAGCGCTAA
- a CDS encoding Smr/MutS family protein produces MDFGDILNQWDRETAKPAGKKAVKQRSEEDPAAAGSERVDPLTAWLRVYGVDDKDAETAKATVSPGERRRRLLAKKPDATIDLHGLTRDEAWLALDNFFNVSRQQALEKLLIVHGKGNHSEGEAVLKRSVRDFIERCPFAGESGQSPAIEGGSGSTWVILKG; encoded by the coding sequence ATGGATTTTGGGGATATTCTGAATCAATGGGATCGTGAAACCGCGAAACCTGCGGGCAAAAAAGCGGTCAAGCAGCGGTCTGAGGAAGATCCCGCGGCCGCCGGATCAGAGCGGGTTGATCCCCTCACCGCCTGGCTGCGGGTATACGGCGTGGACGATAAGGATGCCGAAACAGCCAAGGCCACGGTTTCCCCCGGGGAACGCCGCCGCAGGCTCCTGGCCAAAAAACCGGACGCCACAATCGACCTCCACGGCCTCACCCGTGATGAAGCATGGCTTGCCCTGGACAACTTTTTTAACGTCAGCCGACAGCAAGCATTGGAAAAACTCCTCATCGTCCATGGAAAGGGAAATCATTCCGAAGGGGAAGCGGTATTAAAGCGCTCCGTCCGGGATTTTATCGAACGCTGTCCCTTTGCCGGAGAAAGCGGTCAAAGCCCGGCCATCGAAGGGGGAAGCGGGTCTACCTGGGTTATTTTGAAGGGGTAA
- a CDS encoding SH3 domain-containing protein gives MEKPGMGRGHRYCRTGLLVLIPLIVPLFFSPRLFGQSGEEPVVLVESFPERPVLDGSWRISILVDHPVPEDVTVIPPDLPSSLTFAQSRKETRLIRTSPEEGTRWTLVEFLFVPQRTGTISLGAFEVSVRGFRTTTRKLQTYVIAQEGMKEEYHPRLAWDTLPAALTIGEDAELILRILGGDPGKALRPAPFRGTAPAEALLEELPLTKEDLDQGRVLRLRLIPLEGTRVSIEPFTLHFDTLTLDAPAISIRLNPAAPRKEPVPGNAVPPVPEPLPEAVPPQKPAPAFPEIREEPFPPFRRAYEETLKAARKFWSMALYAEALGELRRGERDLLGGPNLVSTRRAAEQSLGLSTTEDEKWRPRNFFLLLIILSFCLLILAIWLPKKSVTSLFLRGYKVVILLLIGILGLGIAGLASSRGGTGKTLQESAVLRACAAYRVPDSQGAISARWLEGQPVRVRAASKPWAYAESADGDAGWVRQDNLVFY, from the coding sequence ATGGAAAAGCCGGGAATGGGCCGAGGACACCGATACTGCAGGACCGGATTACTAGTTCTGATCCCGCTTATTGTCCCCCTATTTTTCTCACCCCGTCTCTTTGGACAGTCCGGAGAAGAACCGGTGGTGTTGGTGGAAAGCTTCCCGGAACGCCCGGTCCTCGACGGTTCCTGGCGAATTTCTATCCTGGTGGATCATCCGGTCCCTGAGGATGTGACGGTCATCCCGCCGGATCTGCCCTCATCCCTCACCTTTGCCCAGTCCCGGAAAGAAACCCGGCTCATTAGGACTTCCCCCGAAGAGGGAACCCGCTGGACTCTGGTAGAATTTTTGTTTGTTCCCCAGAGAACGGGGACCATAAGCTTGGGGGCCTTTGAGGTAAGTGTCCGGGGGTTCAGAACCACTACCAGGAAGCTGCAGACCTATGTGATAGCCCAGGAAGGGATGAAGGAGGAATACCACCCCCGCCTGGCCTGGGATACCCTTCCAGCCGCTCTGACCATAGGAGAGGACGCGGAATTAATCCTCCGCATCCTCGGCGGGGATCCGGGAAAGGCCCTTCGCCCGGCGCCGTTCCGCGGTACCGCTCCGGCGGAGGCGCTTCTGGAGGAACTGCCCCTGACAAAGGAAGATCTGGACCAGGGCCGGGTACTGCGGCTCCGTTTGATCCCCCTGGAAGGAACCAGGGTTTCCATCGAGCCCTTCACCCTTCATTTTGATACCCTTACCCTGGATGCCCCGGCCATCTCGATACGGCTGAACCCGGCTGCTCCCCGCAAGGAACCGGTTCCCGGTAACGCCGTTCCCCCGGTTCCGGAACCATTACCCGAAGCAGTCCCGCCCCAAAAACCCGCGCCGGCCTTTCCCGAAATCCGGGAGGAACCGTTTCCCCCTTTTCGCCGGGCCTACGAAGAAACACTAAAGGCGGCCCGGAAGTTTTGGAGCATGGCCCTCTATGCCGAAGCTCTGGGAGAACTTCGGCGGGGGGAACGGGACCTCTTAGGGGGCCCAAATCTGGTCTCGACGCGCCGGGCAGCGGAACAGTCCCTTGGACTTTCCACGACCGAGGATGAAAAATGGCGCCCCCGGAATTTCTTTTTGCTATTGATCATCCTTAGTTTTTGTTTATTGATACTGGCCATATGGCTGCCAAAAAAGAGCGTAACTTCCCTGTTTCTCCGGGGTTATAAAGTTGTTATTTTACTTTTGATCGGTATTTTGGGACTTGGTATTGCCGGCCTCGCGTCTTCCCGTGGGGGTACGGGAAAAACCTTACAGGAAAGTGCGGTGCTCCGTGCCTGTGCGGCTTATCGCGTGCCGGATAGCCAGGGGGCGATCAGCGCCCGTTGGCTGGAAGGCCAGCCGGTACGGGTCCGCGCCGCCTCAAAGCCCTGGGCCTATGCGGAAAGTGCCGATGGAGACGCCGGGTGGGTGCGTCAGGATAATCTTGTTTTTTACTAA
- a CDS encoding vWA domain-containing protein, with the protein MSFDNPRVLLALFLLIPAGFLAFLHYRKRRAVLNFLSRDSGDKLVSNLHFRYLVSTAAFTLFLACVIIALAEPRGGTRLVSETRRGVDVVFAIDLSRSMDVRDISPGGPSRLSRAASLVVELVNNPWFTSRNLGAGASGVRFGAAIGKGKGVLALPLTEDTEAIRAFLSSLSGSAITGRGTNLESLIDAAAGAFQDAFPSRRRIILLSDGESLGGSLGDALDRAADADITLITVGLGSGEGGAVPLGNAAMLGEDGHPVISYLQDEVLRNAAERTGGIYVDGNRSNAAAQLANYLASLAAPGSLGSGTTVKGFRRETRDLGYIFVIAALIFLGISKIMEKGRRKHG; encoded by the coding sequence GTGAGCTTCGATAATCCCAGGGTACTGCTTGCCCTCTTTTTGCTGATCCCCGCAGGTTTTTTGGCCTTCCTCCACTACCGTAAACGCCGCGCAGTTTTAAACTTCCTTTCCCGGGATTCCGGGGATAAGCTCGTTTCGAACCTGCACTTCCGTTACCTTGTTTCCACCGCAGCTTTTACCCTGTTCCTGGCCTGTGTAATCATCGCCCTGGCGGAACCCCGTGGCGGTACCCGGCTGGTGAGCGAAACCCGCCGGGGGGTGGACGTGGTCTTTGCCATCGATCTGTCCCGCAGCATGGATGTACGGGACATCAGCCCCGGCGGTCCATCGCGGCTCAGCCGGGCCGCGTCGCTGGTGGTAGAACTGGTAAACAATCCCTGGTTTACCAGCCGGAATTTAGGCGCCGGCGCCTCGGGGGTCCGGTTCGGAGCAGCCATAGGCAAGGGCAAGGGGGTACTAGCCCTCCCCCTCACCGAAGATACCGAGGCGATCCGGGCCTTTTTGTCGAGCCTCTCCGGTTCCGCCATTACCGGCAGGGGAACCAACCTGGAATCGCTCATCGACGCTGCCGCCGGAGCTTTTCAGGACGCCTTCCCCAGCCGGCGCAGGATCATACTCTTATCGGACGGAGAATCCCTGGGGGGCTCCCTGGGTGACGCCCTGGACAGAGCCGCAGATGCGGATATCACCCTTATCACCGTGGGACTCGGTTCCGGAGAGGGCGGCGCGGTTCCCCTGGGAAACGCTGCCATGCTGGGGGAGGACGGGCATCCGGTGATCAGCTATTTACAGGATGAAGTCCTCAGAAATGCTGCGGAGCGTACCGGGGGTATCTATGTGGATGGAAACCGGAGTAACGCTGCGGCCCAGTTGGCGAATTATCTGGCGTCCCTGGCCGCCCCGGGCAGCTTGGGTTCCGGAACTACCGTAAAGGGATTTCGCCGGGAAACCAGGGATCTGGGGTATATCTTTGTCATCGCCGCCCTTATCTTTCTGGGCATTTCGAAAATTATGGAGAAGGGGAGGCGAAAACATGGTTGA